The proteins below are encoded in one region of Sminthopsis crassicaudata isolate SCR6 chromosome 1, ASM4859323v1, whole genome shotgun sequence:
- the ATRIP gene encoding ATR-interacting protein isoform X5: MAGNSGTRFLGSKKRSTAQLQDLRPPQGRERRDEAPGVSPPTKRSKSLDSTEPPDAEDAFGDHEEFTADDLEEIDIIASQALTQALDCKALNASAAPRSAGPSAGRSSEPSRNGGAPKHAPEIPHYSEQDGMSRSKNPSEKNREKIVAKDISEFEKLKAQHEKLKEKMQAMQEEILIKNGEIKILRDSLHHTESNLEEKKRSHFLLEQEKIQALNDKEKEFSKKLQSLQSELQFKDAEMNELRTKLQNSGKASKATTTLSMSHVSPRKSPSRVTKQEACSPQMGKSSFPTKESFNANTSPPHPCQPSTHPYVLALSHREDSKIHSLGNESVKQEETQRNLTSSCIHQPNTQGSVLINLLLKQPLIPGVSLGLCHLLSSHPEAPAAFFQPPRSDRFQCVLSSHGLLQCLSSTAHLSAVLLTVHLLSLLVDHEKLAPQLCSQSETCLLLLLYMYITSRPDKAVVETQWFQLEQETVWFLAKIMQSPDSPISITGSDCQCSLEVVKALIVMLHRQWLTIRRLEGHVQMGQRKQMVRCLRDTLLLLHSLSQRDTLFHVHCMDVLHQYDQVIPGIQALLQGLPDKTNCEETALEDLCRTEPDLEDSEVDPS, translated from the exons ATGGCAGGGAACTCCGGGACCCGCTTCTTGGGGAGCAAGAAAAGGAGCACCGCGCAGCTGCAGGACCTGCGGCCGCCCCAGGGCCGAGAGCGGCGCGACGAGGCCCCGGGGGTGTCCCCGCCTACCAAGCGGTCCAAGAGCCTGGACAGCACCGAGCCCCCGGACGCGGAGGACGCCTTTGGCGACCACGAAGAGTTCACGGCCGATGACTTGGAGGAAATTGACATCATCGCGTCCCAAGCTCTGACGCAGGCTCTAGACTGTAAGGCCTTGAACGCCAGTGCGGCCCCCAGGAGCGCGGGCCCGAGCGCGGGCCGATCCTCGGAGCCCTCCAGAAACGGCGGCGCCCCCAAACACGCCCCCG AAATTCCTCATTATTCTGAACAAGATGGGATGTCCAGGAGTAAAAATCcttcagagaaaaacagagaaaagattgTAGCTAAAGATATTTCTGAATTTGAGAAACTTAAAGCACAACATGAAAAACTCAAGGAAAAG ATGCAAGCAATGCAAGAGGAAATCCTtattaaaaatggagaaattaaaatcTTACGAGACTCATTGCATCACACAGAGTCCAATCTAGAAGAAAAGAAACGGTCACATTTTCTTCTTGAACAGGAAAAAATTCAGGCCcttaatgacaaagaaaaagaattctccAAAAAG CTCCAGTCACTGCAGTCAGAACTTCAGTTTAAAGATGCTGAGATGAATGAATTGAGGACCAAGCTGCAAAACAGTGGAAAAGCCAGTAAAGCTACCACCACCCTATCCATGTCCCATGTCAG TCCTAGGAAAAGTCCTTCCAGAGTTACAAAGCAAGAAGCTTGCTCTCCACAAATGGGAAAATCATCTTTTCCTACAAAGGAGTCGTTCAATGCCAACACATCCCCTCCCCATCCCTGTCAACCATCCACACATCCCTATGTCTTGGCTCTGTCCCACAGAGAGG aTAGTAAAATCCACAGTTTGGGAAATGAATCTGTAAAACAGGAGGAGACACAAAGAAATCTTACTTCCAGTTGTATTCATCAACCAAACACTCAAG GTTCTGTTTTGATAAACTTGCTTCTGAAGCAGCCTTTGATTCCAGGGGTGTCTCTAGGTCTATGTCATCTTCTGAGCAGTCATCCTGAAGCCCCTGCTGCTTTCTTCCAGCCTCCCAGATCGGACAG GTTCCAATGTGTGCTGAGCAGCCATGGCTTGCTCCAGTGCCTTTCCTCAACAGCCCATCTGTCAGCTGTCCTCCTGACTGTTCATCTTCTGTCTCTTCTTGTTGACCATGAGAAGTTAGCTCCTCAGCTCTGCTCCCAATCAG aAACCTGTCTTCTCCTCTTGCTATACATGTACATCACTTCAAGGCCAGATAAAGCAGTTGTGGAGACACAGTGGTTTCAGCTGGAACAAGAG ACTGTGTGGTTCCTGGCCAAGATCATGCAGAGTCCTGACTCTCCTATCTCCATTACAGGATCTGACTGCCAGTGCAGCCTGGAG GTCGTCAAAGCACTCATAGTGATGTTACACAGACAGTGGCTGACCATTCGGAGGTTGGAAGGTCATGTACAGATGGGCCAGAGGAAGCAGATGGTCCGGTGCCTCCGGGACACTTTGTTGTTATTGCACAGTCTGTCCCAGAGAGACACCCTATTCCATGTGCACTGCATGGATGTTCTCCACCAGTATGACCAGGTGATTCCTGGTATCCAAGCCCTTCTGCAAGGCCTCCCTGACAAGACAAACTGTGAAG AGACAGCTCTGGAAGACCTGTGCCGAACAGAACCAGACTTGGAAGACTCTGAGGTGGACCCTAGCTAA
- the ATRIP gene encoding ATR-interacting protein isoform X4, which translates to MAGNSGTRFLGSKKRSTAQLQDLRPPQGRERRDEAPGVSPPTKRSKSLDSTEPPDAEDAFGDHEEFTADDLEEIDIIASQALTQALDCKALNASAAPRSAGPSAGRSSEPSRNGGAPKHAPEIPHYSEQDGMSRSKNPSEKNREKIVAKDISEFEKLKAQHEKLKEKMQAMQEEILIKNGEIKILRDSLHHTESNLEEKKRSHFLLEQEKIQALNDKEKEFSKKLQSLQSELQFKDAEMNELRTKLQNSGKASKATTTLSMSHVSPRKSPSRVTKQEACSPQMGKSSFPTKESFNANTSPPHPCQPSTHPYVLALSHREDSKIHSLGNESVKQEETQRNLTSSCIHQPNTQGSVLINLLLKQPLIPGVSLGLCHLLSSHPEAPAAFFQPPRSDSASSGMSSIQTTCSREGSFSASSLREAQSLAITGLNLIARDEGSSDKDLSEGNKRSSHVTQLCQLPGAVHLLPLVRYYIDLYHQTLQAVATMKRNSSGDSSTCSSRVSSSRESNTEDSLSALEGFTVVALSILQHLVCYSGAVVQTLLSGGGRRDATDGEDPGLGGSKNSVYKMSHEKTSKKPVVEEQLAVDPEETANSQDQHPLLKILLHLLSFSSAPAGHLQVRVLNQCLKVLVKLAENCAFDLLPRFQCVLSSHGLLQCLSSTAHLSAVLLTVHLLSLLVDHEKLAPQLCSQSETCLLLLLYMYITSRPDKAVVETQWFQLEQES; encoded by the exons ATGGCAGGGAACTCCGGGACCCGCTTCTTGGGGAGCAAGAAAAGGAGCACCGCGCAGCTGCAGGACCTGCGGCCGCCCCAGGGCCGAGAGCGGCGCGACGAGGCCCCGGGGGTGTCCCCGCCTACCAAGCGGTCCAAGAGCCTGGACAGCACCGAGCCCCCGGACGCGGAGGACGCCTTTGGCGACCACGAAGAGTTCACGGCCGATGACTTGGAGGAAATTGACATCATCGCGTCCCAAGCTCTGACGCAGGCTCTAGACTGTAAGGCCTTGAACGCCAGTGCGGCCCCCAGGAGCGCGGGCCCGAGCGCGGGCCGATCCTCGGAGCCCTCCAGAAACGGCGGCGCCCCCAAACACGCCCCCG AAATTCCTCATTATTCTGAACAAGATGGGATGTCCAGGAGTAAAAATCcttcagagaaaaacagagaaaagattgTAGCTAAAGATATTTCTGAATTTGAGAAACTTAAAGCACAACATGAAAAACTCAAGGAAAAG ATGCAAGCAATGCAAGAGGAAATCCTtattaaaaatggagaaattaaaatcTTACGAGACTCATTGCATCACACAGAGTCCAATCTAGAAGAAAAGAAACGGTCACATTTTCTTCTTGAACAGGAAAAAATTCAGGCCcttaatgacaaagaaaaagaattctccAAAAAG CTCCAGTCACTGCAGTCAGAACTTCAGTTTAAAGATGCTGAGATGAATGAATTGAGGACCAAGCTGCAAAACAGTGGAAAAGCCAGTAAAGCTACCACCACCCTATCCATGTCCCATGTCAG TCCTAGGAAAAGTCCTTCCAGAGTTACAAAGCAAGAAGCTTGCTCTCCACAAATGGGAAAATCATCTTTTCCTACAAAGGAGTCGTTCAATGCCAACACATCCCCTCCCCATCCCTGTCAACCATCCACACATCCCTATGTCTTGGCTCTGTCCCACAGAGAGG aTAGTAAAATCCACAGTTTGGGAAATGAATCTGTAAAACAGGAGGAGACACAAAGAAATCTTACTTCCAGTTGTATTCATCAACCAAACACTCAAG GTTCTGTTTTGATAAACTTGCTTCTGAAGCAGCCTTTGATTCCAGGGGTGTCTCTAGGTCTATGTCATCTTCTGAGCAGTCATCCTGAAGCCCCTGCTGCTTTCTTCCAGCCTCCCAGATCGGACAG TGCTTCATCAGGAATGTCAAGCATCCAGACCACATGTTCTAGAGAAGGCTCATTCTCTGCCTCATCCCTGAGAGAAGCACAGAGCCTGGCTATCACGGGACTAAACCTAATTGCCAGGGATGAAGGTTcatctgataaagacctcagtGAGGGGAACAAGAGGTCCTCCCATGTCACTCAGCTCTGCCAGCTCCCAGGAGCTGTGCACCTTCTCCCCCTTGTTAGGTATTACATTGACCTCTACCATCAGACTCTGCAGGCTGTGGCCACAATGAAAAGGAACAGTTCTGGGGACTCATCAACTTGCTCCTCCCGAGTGAGCAGCAGCAGAGAATCCAATACAGAGGATTCCTTGTCAGCTCTCGAAGGGTTCACTGTGGTGGCCCTCAGCATTCTTCAGCACCTGGTGTGTTACAGTGGAGCTGTTGTTCAAACATTACTatcaggaggagggagaagagatgcCACTGATGGAGAGGATCCTGGCTTAGGAGGGAGCAAGAACTCTGTGTACAAAATGAGTCATGAGAAGACATCAAAAAAGCCTGTAGTGGAAGAACAACTGGCAGTGGATCCAGAGGAGACTGCGAATAGCCAGGACCAACATCCATTGTTGAAAATACTCCTTCATTTGTTGTCTTTCTCCTCTGCTCCAGCAGGTCACCTACAAGTTAGAGTCCTGAACCAGTGCCTTAAAGTTTTGGTGAAATTAGCTGAAAACTGTGCATTTGATTTATTGCCCAG GTTCCAATGTGTGCTGAGCAGCCATGGCTTGCTCCAGTGCCTTTCCTCAACAGCCCATCTGTCAGCTGTCCTCCTGACTGTTCATCTTCTGTCTCTTCTTGTTGACCATGAGAAGTTAGCTCCTCAGCTCTGCTCCCAATCAG aAACCTGTCTTCTCCTCTTGCTATACATGTACATCACTTCAAGGCCAGATAAAGCAGTTGTGGAGACACAGTGGTTTCAGCTGGAACAAGAG TCCTAG
- the ATRIP gene encoding ATR-interacting protein isoform X3, whose protein sequence is MAGNSGTRFLGSKKRSTAQLQDLRPPQGRERRDEAPGVSPPTKRSKSLDSTEPPDAEDAFGDHEEFTADDLEEIDIIASQALTQALDCKALNASAAPRSAGPSAGRSSEPSRNGGAPKHAPEIPHYSEQDGMSRSKNPSEKNREKIVAKDISEFEKLKAQHEKLKEKMQAMQEEILIKNGEIKILRDSLHHTESNLEEKKRSHFLLEQEKIQALNDKEKEFSKKLQSLQSELQFKDAEMNELRTKLQNSGKASKATTTLSMSHVSPRKSPSRVTKQEACSPQMGKSSFPTKESFNANTSPPHPCQPSTHPYVLALSHREDSKIHSLGNESVKQEETQRNLTSSCIHQPNTQGSVLINLLLKQPLIPGVSLGLCHLLSSHPEAPAAFFQPPRSDSASSGMSSIQTTCSREGSFSASSLREAQSLAITGLNLIARDEGSSDKDLSEGNKRSSHVTQLCQLPGAVHLLPLVRYYIDLYHQTLQAVATMKRNSSGDSSTCSSRVSSSRESNTEDSLSALEGFTVVALSILQHLVCYSGAVVQTLLSGGGRRDATDGEDPGLGGSKNSVYKMSHEKTSKKPVVEEQLAVDPEETANSQDQHPLLKILLHLLSFSSAPAGHLQVRVLNQCLKVLVKLAENCAFDLLPRFQCVLSSHGLLQCLSSTAHLSAVLLTVHLLSLLVDHEKLAPQLCSQSETCLLLLLYMYITSRPDKAVVETQWFQLEQEVSSC, encoded by the exons ATGGCAGGGAACTCCGGGACCCGCTTCTTGGGGAGCAAGAAAAGGAGCACCGCGCAGCTGCAGGACCTGCGGCCGCCCCAGGGCCGAGAGCGGCGCGACGAGGCCCCGGGGGTGTCCCCGCCTACCAAGCGGTCCAAGAGCCTGGACAGCACCGAGCCCCCGGACGCGGAGGACGCCTTTGGCGACCACGAAGAGTTCACGGCCGATGACTTGGAGGAAATTGACATCATCGCGTCCCAAGCTCTGACGCAGGCTCTAGACTGTAAGGCCTTGAACGCCAGTGCGGCCCCCAGGAGCGCGGGCCCGAGCGCGGGCCGATCCTCGGAGCCCTCCAGAAACGGCGGCGCCCCCAAACACGCCCCCG AAATTCCTCATTATTCTGAACAAGATGGGATGTCCAGGAGTAAAAATCcttcagagaaaaacagagaaaagattgTAGCTAAAGATATTTCTGAATTTGAGAAACTTAAAGCACAACATGAAAAACTCAAGGAAAAG ATGCAAGCAATGCAAGAGGAAATCCTtattaaaaatggagaaattaaaatcTTACGAGACTCATTGCATCACACAGAGTCCAATCTAGAAGAAAAGAAACGGTCACATTTTCTTCTTGAACAGGAAAAAATTCAGGCCcttaatgacaaagaaaaagaattctccAAAAAG CTCCAGTCACTGCAGTCAGAACTTCAGTTTAAAGATGCTGAGATGAATGAATTGAGGACCAAGCTGCAAAACAGTGGAAAAGCCAGTAAAGCTACCACCACCCTATCCATGTCCCATGTCAG TCCTAGGAAAAGTCCTTCCAGAGTTACAAAGCAAGAAGCTTGCTCTCCACAAATGGGAAAATCATCTTTTCCTACAAAGGAGTCGTTCAATGCCAACACATCCCCTCCCCATCCCTGTCAACCATCCACACATCCCTATGTCTTGGCTCTGTCCCACAGAGAGG aTAGTAAAATCCACAGTTTGGGAAATGAATCTGTAAAACAGGAGGAGACACAAAGAAATCTTACTTCCAGTTGTATTCATCAACCAAACACTCAAG GTTCTGTTTTGATAAACTTGCTTCTGAAGCAGCCTTTGATTCCAGGGGTGTCTCTAGGTCTATGTCATCTTCTGAGCAGTCATCCTGAAGCCCCTGCTGCTTTCTTCCAGCCTCCCAGATCGGACAG TGCTTCATCAGGAATGTCAAGCATCCAGACCACATGTTCTAGAGAAGGCTCATTCTCTGCCTCATCCCTGAGAGAAGCACAGAGCCTGGCTATCACGGGACTAAACCTAATTGCCAGGGATGAAGGTTcatctgataaagacctcagtGAGGGGAACAAGAGGTCCTCCCATGTCACTCAGCTCTGCCAGCTCCCAGGAGCTGTGCACCTTCTCCCCCTTGTTAGGTATTACATTGACCTCTACCATCAGACTCTGCAGGCTGTGGCCACAATGAAAAGGAACAGTTCTGGGGACTCATCAACTTGCTCCTCCCGAGTGAGCAGCAGCAGAGAATCCAATACAGAGGATTCCTTGTCAGCTCTCGAAGGGTTCACTGTGGTGGCCCTCAGCATTCTTCAGCACCTGGTGTGTTACAGTGGAGCTGTTGTTCAAACATTACTatcaggaggagggagaagagatgcCACTGATGGAGAGGATCCTGGCTTAGGAGGGAGCAAGAACTCTGTGTACAAAATGAGTCATGAGAAGACATCAAAAAAGCCTGTAGTGGAAGAACAACTGGCAGTGGATCCAGAGGAGACTGCGAATAGCCAGGACCAACATCCATTGTTGAAAATACTCCTTCATTTGTTGTCTTTCTCCTCTGCTCCAGCAGGTCACCTACAAGTTAGAGTCCTGAACCAGTGCCTTAAAGTTTTGGTGAAATTAGCTGAAAACTGTGCATTTGATTTATTGCCCAG GTTCCAATGTGTGCTGAGCAGCCATGGCTTGCTCCAGTGCCTTTCCTCAACAGCCCATCTGTCAGCTGTCCTCCTGACTGTTCATCTTCTGTCTCTTCTTGTTGACCATGAGAAGTTAGCTCCTCAGCTCTGCTCCCAATCAG aAACCTGTCTTCTCCTCTTGCTATACATGTACATCACTTCAAGGCCAGATAAAGCAGTTGTGGAGACACAGTGGTTTCAGCTGGAACAAGAG GTAAGCAGTTGCTGA
- the ATRIP gene encoding ATR-interacting protein isoform X2 has product MAGNSGTRFLGSKKRSTAQLQDLRPPQGRERRDEAPGVSPPTKRSKSLDSTEPPDAEDAFGDHEEFTADDLEEIDIIASQALTQALDCKALNASAAPRSAGPSAGRSSEPSRNGGAPKHAPEIPHYSEQDGMSRSKNPSEKNREKIVAKDISEFEKLKAQHEKLKEKMQAMQEEILIKNGEIKILRDSLHHTESNLEEKKRSHFLLEQEKIQALNDKEKEFSKKLQSLQSELQFKDAEMNELRTKLQNSGKASKATTTLSMSHVSPRKSPSRVTKQEACSPQMGKSSFPTKESFNANTSPPHPCQPSTHPYVLALSHREDSKIHSLGNESVKQEETQRNLTSSCIHQPNTQGSVLINLLLKQPLIPGVSLGLCHLLSSHPEAPAAFFQPPRSDSASSGMSSIQTTCSREGSFSASSLREAQSLAITGLNLIARDEGSSDKDLSEGNKRSSHVTQLCQLPGAVHLLPLVRYYIDLYHQTLQAVATMKRNSSGDSSTCSSRVSSSRESNTEDSLSALEGFTVVALSILQHLVCYSGAVVQTLLSGGGRRDATDGEDPGLGGSKNSVYKMSHEKTSKKPVVEEQLAVDPEETANSQDQHPLLKILLHLLSFSSAPAGHLQVRVLNQCLKVLVKLAENCAFDLLPRFQCVLSSHGLLQCLSSTAHLSAVLLTVHLLSLLVDHEKLAPQLCSQSETCLLLLLYMYITSRPDKAVVETQWFQLEQETVWFLAKIMQSPDSPISITGSDCQCSLEVVKALIVMLHRQWLTIRRLEGHVQMGQRKQMVRCLRDTLLLLHSLSQRDTLFHVHCMDVLHQYDQVIPGIQALLQGLPDKTNCEETALEDLCRTEPDLEDSEVDPS; this is encoded by the exons ATGGCAGGGAACTCCGGGACCCGCTTCTTGGGGAGCAAGAAAAGGAGCACCGCGCAGCTGCAGGACCTGCGGCCGCCCCAGGGCCGAGAGCGGCGCGACGAGGCCCCGGGGGTGTCCCCGCCTACCAAGCGGTCCAAGAGCCTGGACAGCACCGAGCCCCCGGACGCGGAGGACGCCTTTGGCGACCACGAAGAGTTCACGGCCGATGACTTGGAGGAAATTGACATCATCGCGTCCCAAGCTCTGACGCAGGCTCTAGACTGTAAGGCCTTGAACGCCAGTGCGGCCCCCAGGAGCGCGGGCCCGAGCGCGGGCCGATCCTCGGAGCCCTCCAGAAACGGCGGCGCCCCCAAACACGCCCCCG AAATTCCTCATTATTCTGAACAAGATGGGATGTCCAGGAGTAAAAATCcttcagagaaaaacagagaaaagattgTAGCTAAAGATATTTCTGAATTTGAGAAACTTAAAGCACAACATGAAAAACTCAAGGAAAAG ATGCAAGCAATGCAAGAGGAAATCCTtattaaaaatggagaaattaaaatcTTACGAGACTCATTGCATCACACAGAGTCCAATCTAGAAGAAAAGAAACGGTCACATTTTCTTCTTGAACAGGAAAAAATTCAGGCCcttaatgacaaagaaaaagaattctccAAAAAG CTCCAGTCACTGCAGTCAGAACTTCAGTTTAAAGATGCTGAGATGAATGAATTGAGGACCAAGCTGCAAAACAGTGGAAAAGCCAGTAAAGCTACCACCACCCTATCCATGTCCCATGTCAG TCCTAGGAAAAGTCCTTCCAGAGTTACAAAGCAAGAAGCTTGCTCTCCACAAATGGGAAAATCATCTTTTCCTACAAAGGAGTCGTTCAATGCCAACACATCCCCTCCCCATCCCTGTCAACCATCCACACATCCCTATGTCTTGGCTCTGTCCCACAGAGAGG aTAGTAAAATCCACAGTTTGGGAAATGAATCTGTAAAACAGGAGGAGACACAAAGAAATCTTACTTCCAGTTGTATTCATCAACCAAACACTCAAG GTTCTGTTTTGATAAACTTGCTTCTGAAGCAGCCTTTGATTCCAGGGGTGTCTCTAGGTCTATGTCATCTTCTGAGCAGTCATCCTGAAGCCCCTGCTGCTTTCTTCCAGCCTCCCAGATCGGACAG TGCTTCATCAGGAATGTCAAGCATCCAGACCACATGTTCTAGAGAAGGCTCATTCTCTGCCTCATCCCTGAGAGAAGCACAGAGCCTGGCTATCACGGGACTAAACCTAATTGCCAGGGATGAAGGTTcatctgataaagacctcagtGAGGGGAACAAGAGGTCCTCCCATGTCACTCAGCTCTGCCAGCTCCCAGGAGCTGTGCACCTTCTCCCCCTTGTTAGGTATTACATTGACCTCTACCATCAGACTCTGCAGGCTGTGGCCACAATGAAAAGGAACAGTTCTGGGGACTCATCAACTTGCTCCTCCCGAGTGAGCAGCAGCAGAGAATCCAATACAGAGGATTCCTTGTCAGCTCTCGAAGGGTTCACTGTGGTGGCCCTCAGCATTCTTCAGCACCTGGTGTGTTACAGTGGAGCTGTTGTTCAAACATTACTatcaggaggagggagaagagatgcCACTGATGGAGAGGATCCTGGCTTAGGAGGGAGCAAGAACTCTGTGTACAAAATGAGTCATGAGAAGACATCAAAAAAGCCTGTAGTGGAAGAACAACTGGCAGTGGATCCAGAGGAGACTGCGAATAGCCAGGACCAACATCCATTGTTGAAAATACTCCTTCATTTGTTGTCTTTCTCCTCTGCTCCAGCAGGTCACCTACAAGTTAGAGTCCTGAACCAGTGCCTTAAAGTTTTGGTGAAATTAGCTGAAAACTGTGCATTTGATTTATTGCCCAG GTTCCAATGTGTGCTGAGCAGCCATGGCTTGCTCCAGTGCCTTTCCTCAACAGCCCATCTGTCAGCTGTCCTCCTGACTGTTCATCTTCTGTCTCTTCTTGTTGACCATGAGAAGTTAGCTCCTCAGCTCTGCTCCCAATCAG aAACCTGTCTTCTCCTCTTGCTATACATGTACATCACTTCAAGGCCAGATAAAGCAGTTGTGGAGACACAGTGGTTTCAGCTGGAACAAGAG ACTGTGTGGTTCCTGGCCAAGATCATGCAGAGTCCTGACTCTCCTATCTCCATTACAGGATCTGACTGCCAGTGCAGCCTGGAG GTCGTCAAAGCACTCATAGTGATGTTACACAGACAGTGGCTGACCATTCGGAGGTTGGAAGGTCATGTACAGATGGGCCAGAGGAAGCAGATGGTCCGGTGCCTCCGGGACACTTTGTTGTTATTGCACAGTCTGTCCCAGAGAGACACCCTATTCCATGTGCACTGCATGGATGTTCTCCACCAGTATGACCAGGTGATTCCTGGTATCCAAGCCCTTCTGCAAGGCCTCCCTGACAAGACAAACTGTGAAG AGACAGCTCTGGAAGACCTGTGCCGAACAGAACCAGACTTGGAAGACTCTGAGGTGGACCCTAGCTAA